The following are encoded in a window of Limibacter armeniacum genomic DNA:
- a CDS encoding phosphoribosylaminoimidazolesuccinocarboxamide synthase, with the protein MKAIKNTDFNFENATGVYHGKVRDVYSFGDKLAMIASDRISAFDVVLKRAIPYKGQVLNQIASKFLEMTADIVPNWVEAVPHPNVTVGVKCETYPVEMVIRGYLAGHAWREYRDGKRTLCGVALPEGLKENDKLPEPIITPTTKAHEGHDEDISREEILSQGLVSEEEYTQLEAYTRALFQRGSEHAASRGLILVDTKYEFGSADGKIYLIDEIHTPDSSRYFYAEGYSERQEKGEAQKQLSKEFVRQWLIENGFQGKDGQVQPEMSDEFVDSVTNRYIELYEHIIGEAFERTSYENREQQIEASIRNYFTK; encoded by the coding sequence ATGAAGGCTATCAAAAACACAGATTTCAATTTTGAAAATGCTACAGGTGTTTACCATGGAAAAGTAAGAGATGTTTATTCATTTGGCGATAAATTGGCTATGATTGCCAGTGACCGTATCTCTGCTTTTGATGTAGTGCTAAAAAGAGCAATCCCATATAAAGGTCAGGTGCTAAACCAAATTGCATCTAAATTTTTGGAAATGACTGCCGACATCGTTCCAAACTGGGTTGAAGCTGTTCCGCATCCAAATGTAACAGTAGGTGTTAAATGCGAAACTTACCCTGTGGAAATGGTGATCAGAGGATACTTGGCAGGTCACGCATGGAGAGAATACCGTGATGGCAAGCGTACCCTTTGTGGTGTAGCCCTTCCTGAAGGACTAAAAGAAAATGACAAACTTCCTGAGCCTATTATTACACCTACAACAAAAGCTCACGAAGGTCATGACGAAGATATTTCAAGAGAAGAGATTCTTTCACAAGGATTGGTTTCTGAAGAGGAATACACACAACTTGAAGCTTATACTCGCGCCCTATTCCAAAGAGGTTCGGAGCATGCTGCAAGTCGTGGACTTATATTGGTTGATACCAAATATGAATTTGGAAGTGCAGACGGCAAAATCTATCTGATAGACGAAATTCACACACCTGACTCTTCTCGTTATTTCTATGCAGAAGGCTACAGTGAAAGACAGGAAAAAGGTGAAGCCCAAAAGCAGTTATCCAAAGAATTTGTCAGACAATGGCTAATTGAAAATGGTTTTCAAGGAAAAGACGGACAGGTACAACCAGAAATGTCTGATGAATTTGTTGACTCTGTAACTAACCGTTATATTGAGTTATACGAACATATCATCGGAGAAGCTTTCGAACGCACTTCATATGAAAACCGTGAACAACAAATTGAAGCTTCTATCCGTAATTACTTTACCAAATAA
- a CDS encoding DivIVA domain-containing protein — protein MELKPEELKDKQFRKRIFGGFQPQEVTEVLDKAARTIEQKEKQILSLEAELRGARERIRQLEAMGSKLMDTIKETENSKEQRMLQADQEAQLKIREAEEEARRIISETEMKGKRLLQEADRQYRSKMQNLHQKTQQANEHLDMLNERSNDIYHQWKSLIDSTQTEISKLKKLQKAPLPEGSIEKNNSSTTNSVEVSEASKA, from the coding sequence ATGGAACTAAAACCTGAAGAACTGAAAGACAAACAATTCAGAAAACGCATCTTCGGCGGTTTTCAACCTCAAGAGGTGACAGAGGTACTGGACAAGGCTGCCCGTACTATTGAACAAAAAGAAAAGCAAATTTTATCCCTTGAAGCAGAATTAAGAGGGGCTAGGGAGCGTATTCGTCAACTCGAAGCCATGGGCAGTAAGCTTATGGATACCATTAAGGAGACTGAAAACAGCAAAGAACAGCGTATGCTTCAGGCTGACCAAGAAGCACAATTAAAAATCAGAGAGGCAGAGGAAGAAGCCCGCAGAATCATTTCTGAAACTGAAATGAAAGGGAAAAGACTTTTGCAGGAAGCTGACAGGCAATACAGGTCAAAAATGCAAAACCTTCATCAGAAAACGCAGCAAGCCAACGAGCATCTCGATATGCTGAATGAAAGGAGCAATGACATTTACCACCAATGGAAGTCACTGATAGACAGCACCCAAACTGAAATCAGCAAACTAAAGAAGCTACAAAAAGCCCCATTACCTGAAGGTTCGATTGAAAAAAACAACTCATCAACCACAAATTCAGTTGAGGTTTCAGAAGCTTCCAAAGCATAA
- the recN gene encoding DNA repair protein RecN, with protein MLKHLLIKNYTLIEHTEISPAEGLNMITGETGAGKSIMLGALGLLKGTRADSKVLFDESMKCVIEGAFNIQEYHMRDLFTDLELDYEKITILRREITPAGKSRAFINDTPVKLDVLRKVSEKLMDIHSQHDTLQLGSNAYQLGLIDIYAQNTSLLQKYQQQYTSYKKAENAYNQLLAEHNQIKNEFEFNSHMLQELTDMNLDDIEQTSMEEELEMLENAENIKSSLNTALEFLSRADFSAESSLKSVIGTLGHISSFSSKLEDLKNRTDSCLIELMDIVYEIEKEDSDLFFDFERIESIKDQLNTLYSLQKKHHVNTLEELREVRDELQRKVDKVISFDDELLEAETQKKALWETMMEVGKELSAVRIQTIPKIETSLNSLLDSLGMPNAKVVVERREQEPTASGIDEVSVLFSANKGREPQPLKEVASGGEFSRLMLAVKYILASKTSLPTIIFDEIDTGISGEIAIKVGQIMKDMGKSHQVITISHLPQIAALGEKHYYVYKDNSSEKTISRMRALNDDERLHEIAQMIGGANPSEMALNSARELIEAGA; from the coding sequence ATGCTGAAACATCTGCTGATTAAAAACTATACGCTGATTGAGCATACAGAAATCTCACCTGCTGAAGGTCTTAACATGATTACAGGTGAAACTGGTGCAGGTAAATCAATTATGCTGGGTGCTTTAGGGTTACTGAAAGGGACTAGAGCTGACTCAAAGGTACTCTTTGATGAAAGTATGAAGTGTGTGATTGAGGGGGCATTCAACATACAAGAATACCATATGCGTGACTTATTCACAGATTTGGAACTTGATTATGAGAAAATCACCATCTTAAGAAGAGAAATAACACCTGCTGGAAAGTCTCGTGCCTTTATTAATGATACTCCTGTAAAGTTGGATGTACTCCGAAAAGTAAGTGAAAAACTGATGGATATCCATTCACAGCACGACACGTTACAACTCGGTTCCAACGCCTACCAACTTGGACTTATAGATATCTATGCCCAGAATACTTCTTTACTTCAGAAGTACCAGCAGCAATATACCAGTTATAAAAAAGCAGAAAATGCTTACAATCAACTGCTAGCTGAACACAACCAGATCAAGAATGAGTTTGAGTTCAATAGCCATATGCTGCAGGAACTGACAGATATGAATCTGGATGACATTGAGCAAACCAGCATGGAAGAGGAGCTAGAAATGCTTGAGAATGCTGAGAACATTAAATCCAGCTTGAATACTGCTTTAGAGTTCTTGAGTCGTGCTGACTTCTCTGCTGAAAGCAGTCTAAAAAGCGTCATCGGTACCTTGGGGCATATTTCTTCTTTTTCATCTAAGTTAGAAGACCTTAAAAACAGAACTGACAGTTGCTTGATCGAACTGATGGATATTGTCTATGAAATCGAGAAAGAAGACAGTGACTTGTTTTTTGATTTTGAAAGAATCGAATCCATCAAAGATCAACTCAACACATTATATTCTTTACAGAAAAAACATCACGTCAACACGCTTGAAGAGTTGCGTGAAGTAAGGGATGAGCTTCAGCGAAAAGTAGACAAGGTCATCAGTTTTGATGATGAGTTACTTGAGGCTGAAACGCAAAAGAAAGCGCTTTGGGAGACTATGATGGAAGTTGGTAAAGAGCTATCTGCAGTCAGAATTCAAACGATCCCTAAAATTGAAACATCTCTCAATAGCCTGCTAGACAGTTTGGGTATGCCAAACGCTAAAGTAGTCGTTGAGCGTCGTGAACAAGAACCTACTGCTTCAGGTATTGATGAAGTCAGTGTTTTATTTAGTGCCAATAAGGGGCGTGAACCGCAGCCATTGAAAGAGGTGGCTTCTGGTGGTGAATTCTCTCGACTGATGTTAGCTGTCAAATACATCCTTGCCAGTAAAACTTCACTTCCTACCATCATTTTTGATGAGATCGATACAGGTATTTCGGGTGAAATTGCCATCAAGGTTGGTCAGATCATGAAAGATATGGGTAAATCCCATCAGGTAATTACCATCAGTCACTTACCTCAGATCGCAGCACTTGGTGAAAAGCATTACTATGTATACAAGGACAACTCATCAGAGAAAACCATTAGCCGTATGAGGGCTCTCAATGATGATGAGCGTCTTCATGAAATTGCGCAGATGATTGGAGGTGCCAATCCAAGCGAAATGGCACTCAACAGTGCACGTGAATTGATTGAAGCAGGAGCTTAA
- a CDS encoding DMT family transporter, giving the protein MALRTIVNMIGISPSQKNFDKLELHFWIFLASFIPSINIFISLPSVEIVFIRMFIASILLGGIIYWRRLAFKVPRKTLVELLVAGVFTSIYWIFFVIAAKIGNASVALVGVATSPLWVSILSPLFGGSKLSFNEVMMGLNAIFGVYMIFSSSFAYSEGMIMAIAAAFFAALVTIIGSRHSSKYDHRVVTFYQMIGGWIGTIAVFPIFFYYIDEGSLTLKIPTSTDWLLIFTLAIIFSIFAFSAMIKVMKSLSPFTVSLANNLSPIYGGVAALLLFGEQEIMDVYFYAGAMIIIASLVAPTLAKALFQQKIQRKKPEKVYD; this is encoded by the coding sequence GTGGCACTACGAACAATCGTAAATATGATAGGGATCAGTCCCAGTCAAAAAAACTTTGATAAGCTAGAACTTCACTTTTGGATTTTCTTAGCCAGCTTTATTCCAAGTATTAACATTTTTATCTCCCTGCCTTCTGTTGAGATCGTCTTCATCAGAATGTTTATAGCCTCTATCCTGTTAGGAGGTATTATTTATTGGAGACGACTTGCCTTTAAGGTTCCTCGAAAAACACTTGTTGAGCTACTTGTTGCAGGAGTTTTCACATCCATATATTGGATATTTTTCGTGATTGCAGCCAAAATAGGTAATGCCTCAGTTGCTTTGGTAGGAGTAGCCACTTCTCCTTTGTGGGTTAGTATACTATCACCGCTATTTGGAGGGTCAAAGCTAAGTTTCAATGAAGTAATGATGGGGCTAAATGCCATTTTTGGCGTTTACATGATCTTCAGCTCCAGTTTTGCTTACAGTGAAGGAATGATTATGGCGATTGCAGCTGCATTCTTTGCTGCACTAGTGACTATTATCGGTAGCAGACATTCATCAAAGTATGATCACAGAGTAGTGACATTCTATCAGATGATTGGAGGCTGGATAGGAACTATAGCTGTATTCCCTATTTTCTTCTACTACATTGACGAAGGTTCACTCACATTAAAAATTCCAACCTCTACTGACTGGCTCCTAATCTTTACGTTGGCTATTATCTTTTCAATTTTTGCCTTTTCTGCCATGATTAAGGTGATGAAAAGCCTATCTCCATTTACAGTCTCCTTGGCTAACAACCTGTCCCCTATTTATGGAGGTGTTGCTGCCTTATTGCTATTTGGGGAGCAAGAAATCATGGACGTTTACTTCTATGCCGGTGCAATGATCATTATCGCATCATTGGTTGCTCCAACCTTGGCTAAAGCATTATTCCAGCAAAAGATACAAAGAAAGAAACCTGAAAAGGTTTATGATTGA
- the yjjX gene encoding inosine/xanthosine triphosphatase, whose protein sequence is MTKVKLIVASKNPVKVNAALTGVQMVMPSYELEVDGISVPSGVSDQPMTSEETLKGARCRAENAKNVNPNADFWFGIEGGVDKLDGEMEVFAWIYIIDKYGRNAKARTGTFYLPALVSNLVDQGIELGVADDMVFKKENSKQQGGSVGLLTNGAVDRTAYYTQAVALAMIPMINEELYFEENTEKNSTL, encoded by the coding sequence ATGACTAAAGTTAAGCTTATCGTAGCTTCTAAAAACCCAGTTAAGGTAAACGCTGCATTGACAGGTGTTCAGATGGTTATGCCTTCTTACGAATTGGAGGTGGATGGTATTTCGGTTCCATCAGGTGTTTCAGATCAACCGATGACTTCTGAAGAAACATTGAAAGGCGCACGTTGCAGGGCCGAAAATGCGAAAAATGTTAATCCTAATGCAGACTTTTGGTTTGGTATTGAAGGTGGTGTAGATAAGTTGGATGGTGAAATGGAAGTGTTTGCATGGATCTATATTATTGACAAGTATGGACGAAATGCCAAAGCAAGAACAGGCACATTCTACTTACCTGCTTTAGTGTCAAACTTGGTTGATCAAGGAATAGAGTTAGGAGTGGCTGATGATATGGTTTTTAAAAAGGAAAACTCCAAACAGCAGGGTGGTTCTGTTGGTTTGTTGACTAATGGGGCAGTAGACCGAACTGCTTATTACACACAGGCGGTGGCTTTAGCTATGATACCAATGATCAATGAGGAGCTGTACTTTGAAGAAAATACTGAAAAAAATAGCACTCTATAA
- a CDS encoding NUDIX hydrolase has protein sequence MENKFIDKLKLYLRGDELPGMEAHVKMASDNRKRRGALMPPTDARPSAVLILLSDFGEDDFSFPLIQRPMYDGVHGGQMALPGGKRDPEDPSLIVTALRECYEEIGIEVRPTEVLGTLSDLYIPPSNMLVTPVIAYSNKRNEYTLDPVEVDEVIETTLGHLLNPETKKMSTIDVRGMRFNAPSFDIDGKVVWGATAMILSEMLEIVEGIQQLSDR, from the coding sequence ATGGAAAATAAATTTATAGATAAACTAAAGCTCTATTTACGTGGAGATGAGCTTCCAGGAATGGAGGCACACGTCAAGATGGCTTCTGATAATAGAAAAAGAAGGGGGGCTTTAATGCCTCCAACAGATGCAAGACCATCTGCCGTATTGATTCTATTATCAGACTTTGGAGAAGATGACTTTAGCTTTCCATTGATTCAGCGACCTATGTATGATGGAGTACACGGAGGACAAATGGCATTGCCCGGAGGAAAAAGAGACCCTGAAGATCCATCATTGATAGTTACAGCATTGCGTGAGTGTTATGAGGAAATTGGTATAGAAGTTCGTCCAACGGAAGTACTTGGTACTTTGAGTGACCTTTATATACCGCCAAGTAATATGTTGGTAACTCCCGTTATCGCCTATTCAAATAAAAGAAATGAATATACGCTAGATCCTGTAGAAGTGGATGAGGTAATAGAAACGACTTTAGGGCATTTATTGAATCCAGAGACAAAAAAAATGTCAACAATTGATGTAAGAGGAATGCGTTTCAATGCACCATCTTTTGATATAGATGGAAAGGTGGTGTGGGGGGCAACAGCGATGATTTTGAGTGAAATGCTTGAAATTGTAGAAGGGATACAACAGTTGAGCGATAGATAA
- a CDS encoding M61 family metallopeptidase produces MLKNILCLICLLITIILTGSNLKAQQSAPRLTYRYWLDLTNVKNDRVNVTLITPSVVSDEVVFQMPSIVPGTYSVYNFGRFIHKFKACNQNGKPLEVEKTDENSWKILNAQQLYKIEYQVEDTWDTNQSDLVFEPGGSNIEAGKNFIINSHAFMGFLDGMRDFPFEVNVYHPTDLFGSTALVSRNSTEQTDRYLTKNYQVLADSPIMYTQADTATITLGDTDVLISLYSPNDMLNAEVVATHLNQVLFAQQRYLGGKLPVDRYAFLIYLSDKPSLSGAIGALEHSYSSVYFLPEASEDFLASTIRDIAAHEFFHILTPLGLHSEEISSFDFEHPRMSKHLWLYEGVTEYFAHHVQVQEGLISTDVFFRVIKNKIETAANHYNDSIPFTDLSKYCLDKYADQYGNVYEKGALIAMSLDILLLHKSDGHYSLRDLVLDLIDRYGKDKPFQDDDLFEEIAKISGIPETRPFFANYVEDNQPLPLSEILALAGVDYYKEREVEVYTLGNVDIDLTEEGKLIVTGINELDRFGKKLGYEKDDIILSFNGIDIDADNAGEMIQDFKQNARKGSKLVLKVQRNGKTKKLKSKVKPIKKVRHDVFEPMDRPKRHQQLVFDAWINGLSDDR; encoded by the coding sequence ATGCTAAAGAACATTCTGTGCTTAATATGCCTTTTAATCACAATAATATTGACAGGGTCAAACCTGAAGGCACAACAATCAGCACCAAGACTTACATACCGTTACTGGCTTGACTTAACCAATGTAAAAAATGATCGAGTAAATGTCACACTGATTACTCCCTCTGTTGTTTCAGACGAAGTAGTTTTTCAAATGCCAAGTATTGTTCCTGGCACCTACAGTGTTTACAATTTTGGACGATTCATTCATAAGTTTAAAGCATGCAACCAGAATGGCAAACCCCTAGAGGTTGAAAAGACAGATGAAAATTCATGGAAAATACTGAACGCCCAACAGCTCTACAAGATTGAATATCAAGTAGAAGACACATGGGACACCAATCAAAGTGATTTAGTATTTGAACCAGGTGGATCAAACATTGAAGCTGGTAAAAACTTCATTATCAACTCCCATGCTTTTATGGGCTTTCTTGATGGTATGAGAGATTTCCCATTTGAAGTCAATGTTTACCACCCTACAGACCTGTTTGGCTCAACAGCTTTAGTCAGCCGTAACTCGACAGAACAAACTGACCGTTACTTGACTAAGAACTATCAGGTATTGGCTGATTCCCCCATTATGTATACACAGGCTGACACAGCAACTATTACACTTGGCGATACAGACGTACTGATTTCACTCTACTCTCCAAATGATATGCTCAATGCGGAGGTTGTTGCTACGCACCTAAACCAAGTGTTATTCGCCCAGCAACGATACTTGGGAGGTAAACTACCTGTAGACCGGTATGCATTTCTGATTTACCTGTCAGACAAGCCATCACTTTCAGGTGCTATCGGTGCTCTGGAACACTCCTATTCTTCTGTATATTTTCTTCCGGAAGCTTCTGAGGACTTTCTAGCCAGTACCATTCGTGATATTGCAGCTCATGAGTTTTTCCATATTCTAACACCGTTAGGACTACACTCTGAAGAAATCAGCAGTTTTGATTTTGAACACCCAAGAATGTCTAAACACCTTTGGCTCTACGAAGGAGTCACTGAATACTTTGCCCACCATGTTCAGGTTCAAGAAGGGTTAATCTCTACAGACGTCTTTTTCAGAGTTATCAAAAACAAAATAGAAACGGCTGCCAACCACTACAATGACTCCATTCCGTTTACTGACTTGAGCAAGTATTGTCTTGATAAATATGCTGATCAGTATGGAAACGTCTATGAAAAAGGTGCCCTGATTGCCATGTCTCTTGACATATTACTTCTTCACAAATCTGATGGACATTATTCACTAAGAGACCTAGTATTGGACCTTATTGACAGATATGGTAAAGACAAGCCTTTTCAAGACGATGACCTCTTTGAAGAAATAGCTAAAATCAGTGGCATTCCTGAAACCCGACCATTTTTCGCAAACTATGTCGAAGACAACCAGCCTCTTCCCCTTTCCGAAATATTGGCTTTGGCAGGTGTGGACTACTACAAGGAAAGAGAGGTTGAAGTTTATACATTAGGAAATGTGGATATTGACCTAACTGAAGAAGGAAAACTGATAGTGACAGGTATAAATGAACTTGATAGGTTTGGTAAAAAGCTTGGCTACGAAAAAGATGATATCATATTATCATTCAATGGTATTGACATCGATGCAGACAACGCAGGTGAGATGATACAGGACTTTAAGCAAAATGCACGAAAAGGTTCTAAGCTCGTCCTTAAAGTTCAGCGGAATGGCAAGACTAAAAAACTCAAGTCCAAAGTTAAGCCAATCAAAAAAGTCAGGCATGATGTATTTGAGCCAATGGACCGTCCAAAAAGACATCAGCAACTGGTTTTTGACGCATGGATAAACGGACTTTCTGATGATCGGTAA
- a CDS encoding 3'-5' exonuclease, protein MNLKLRNPLAVFDLETTGTNIVKDRIVEISVVKIMVDGEKKIKTLRINPTIPIPLESSLIHGIYDEDIKDAPTFKQVAKEIAEFMKGADLAGFNVMRFDIPVLVEEFLRAGINFDISNRKVVDAQRIFHMMEPRTLTAAYKFYCKKDLEDAHSAEADTMATFEVLDAQVKHYEGATIKDKDGKEYQPIHNDVEVLHKLTLSNAVDFANRMVYNNDGVAVFNFGKYKNQSVLEVLKKDPAYYDWIQNNDFPLNTKQKLTEIKLSMFNNR, encoded by the coding sequence ATGAATTTGAAGCTTCGTAACCCTCTTGCCGTATTTGACTTGGAAACAACAGGAACCAATATTGTCAAAGACAGGATTGTGGAAATTTCTGTAGTCAAAATTATGGTGGATGGTGAAAAGAAAATAAAAACACTGAGGATTAATCCTACTATCCCTATTCCATTGGAAAGCAGCCTTATCCATGGTATTTATGATGAGGATATCAAGGATGCTCCAACTTTCAAACAAGTCGCCAAGGAAATTGCCGAATTCATGAAAGGTGCTGATCTGGCTGGTTTCAATGTGATGCGCTTTGACATTCCTGTATTAGTTGAGGAATTTTTGAGAGCAGGAATCAACTTTGATATCAGTAACAGGAAAGTTGTGGATGCCCAACGTATTTTTCATATGATGGAGCCAAGAACACTGACTGCCGCATACAAGTTCTACTGCAAAAAAGACCTTGAAGATGCTCACTCTGCGGAAGCGGACACAATGGCTACTTTTGAGGTACTGGACGCACAGGTTAAACACTATGAAGGTGCTACTATCAAGGATAAGGATGGCAAGGAATACCAACCTATTCACAATGATGTAGAAGTACTGCATAAACTCACACTGAGTAATGCTGTTGACTTTGCCAACCGTATGGTCTACAACAATGATGGCGTGGCTGTATTCAATTTTGGTAAGTATAAAAACCAATCTGTTCTGGAAGTCCTGAAAAAGGATCCTGCATATTATGACTGGATTCAGAACAATGACTTCCCTCTGAACACCAAACAAAAACTTACAGAGATCAAGCTTAGCATGTTTAATAACCGCTAA